The proteins below come from a single Drosophila teissieri strain GT53w chromosome 3L, Prin_Dtei_1.1, whole genome shotgun sequence genomic window:
- the LOC122616424 gene encoding uncharacterized protein LOC122616424: MAILESCCFWKDVRSGSFACAIYTLVYFGFSTLMFLFYLIEEQDFLLGNRARPLGESLLEKGDVTVVTVIFNVLLLFCSILMVLSAVLLILGLQQNKRHLLIPWISFMLGDLLIEVCHLVHLALARRVKFDPIVGFIFTMDFFLLCLNLYCLLCVISQYQTFRSQRAEMRLAASAASPIVVFTAAEKLSKAQQQLQQTQQQQQQHADALQQLETGRANGKRRRMLGAASPLITSQRLTNFSTITEEEEQQSRTDQRAEQPTGQELGRIPIFTLASSPAHCSDATHH; encoded by the exons ATGGCCATCCTGGAGTCTTGTTGCTTTTGGAAGGATGTGCGGAGTGGCAGCTTTGCCTGCGCCATCTACACGTTG GTTTACTTTGGCTTCTCCACGCTGATGTTTTTGTTCTACCTTATCGAGGAGCAGGACTTTCTGCTGGGTAACCGTGCTCGGCCGTTGGGCGAAAGTCTACTGGAGAAGGGTGATGTGACTGTAG TGACTGTGATATTCAACgttttgttgctcttttgCTCCATACTGATGGTGCTATCGGCGGTTCTGCTCATATTGGGCCTCCAGCAG AACAAGAGGCATTTGCTGATACCCTGGATAAGCTTCATGCTGGGCGATCTGCTCATCGAGGTCTGCCACCTGGTCCACTTGGCCCTCGCCCGCCGCGTCAAGTTCGATCCGATTGTGGGTTTCATCTTCACCATGGATTTCTTCCTACTGTGCCTCAAT CTTTACTGTCTGCTGTGCGTCATCTCGCAGTACCAGACGTTCCGCTCGCAGCGGGCGGAGATGCGACTGGCGGCCTCGGCGGCATCG CCCATTGTGGTCTTCACAGCAGCGGAGAAGCTAAGCAaagcgcagcagcaactgcagcaaacgcagcagcaacaacagcagcatgccgatgcactgcagcagctggagaCCGGCAGAGCAAATGGGAAACGGCGACGTATGCTCGGTGCTGCCAGTCCGCTAATAACTTCGCAGCGACTAACCAACTTCTCCACCAtcaccgaggaggaggagcagcagtccCGCACAG ACCAGCGTGCGGAGCAGCCAACTGGACAGGAACTCGGCCGCATTCCAATTTTTACTCTGGCTTCCAGTCCAGCTCATTGCAGTGATGCAACCCATCACTAA
- the LOC122617420 gene encoding beta-alanine transporter isoform X1 → MANDENENASTEDDDVPKRRERRDQGQQSEPTKITYYAEPDKVDVAVQADSLETVKVTYVEPDDEVSSHGFFWGKKRSETSLPRRSWETDDYIDFDDLLPMIGQFGRFQIRLFLFMIPFCFITAFVYLGQIFMCLSPSKYYCLVPELYDTPMELRKQLSIPKEKDGSYSRCRMYDTNYTKIHLAENQAAYINTSLSTIPCRKGYVFEQEGRAFTSATMEFGWLCEDDKYATYAQIIFFLGSILGGLGYGHFADHCGRVAALVSSCFLALIGSLATSMSSDFFSFAVSRFLVGASYDTCFTMVYILVLEYVGPKYRTLVANLSLALFYSPFTMLMPWIALSAGNWRRFSSFTSLPIVLAMFSFFLLPESARWLVSVGQIDKAMEILKNVIEVNKKYVSQEVLDLFEASCTQFYKEELNGRDFTVCSIFRGKRMARYMILMIVIWMAISLVYDGHVRAASVLDSDNIFVFFTIACATELPGNILVILTLDRCGRRWCSFFYTSLSGVFSLVGATLHKREYMRISALTGRFFANICYNIGLQWAAEILPTVVRAQGVAFIHTMGFVAMLMSPPVVYLSKKSLSSTLVVLGVLGIFGGLLSLFLPETLNHELPETLSDGAEFGKNQRIWHMPCCGPGSRKSHPRHNWHQGSSLRTLSKDEFRSSKMFRKTKYRQHEANPSRSSSEREIRTYKYGNGAKWPEDSS, encoded by the exons ATGGCTAAtgacgaaaatgaaaatgcatcGACCGAAGATGATGACGTGCCCAAAAGGAGGGAACGAAGGGATCAGGGGCAGCAGTCAGAGCCCACGAAGAT AACGTATTACGCTGAGCCGGATAAAGTGGACGTTGCAGTTCAGGCGGATTCGTTGGAGACGGTCAAGGTGACATACGTCGAGCCGGATGACGAGGTGTCTTCCCATGGTTTCTTTTGGGGCAAGAAGCGATCGGAAACATCATTGCCACGACGATCGTGGGAGACGGATGACTACATAGACTTCGATGATCTCCTGCCGATGATCGGCCAGTTTGGCCGTTTCCAGATCAGGCTGTTCCTCTTTATGATTCCTTTCTGCTTCATCACCGCCTTCGTGTATCTGGGCCAGATATTCATGTGCCTGAGCCCATCGAAGTACTACTGTCTTGTGCCGGAACTTTACGATACGCCGATGGAGCTGCGCAAGCAGTTGTCCATCCCAAAGGAGAAGGATGGCTCCTACAGTCGCTGCCGCATGTACGACACCAACTACACGAAGATCCACTTGGCAGAGAATCAGGCTGCCTATATCAACACCTCGCTGTCCACGATTCCCTGCCGGAAGGGTTATGTTTTCGAGCAGGAGGGCAGAGCCTTCACATCGGCCACCATGGAGTTTGGCTGGCTGTGCGAGGACGACAAGTATGCCACCTATGCCCAGATCATCTTCTTCCTGGGCTCGATCTTGGGCGGACTTGGCTACGGCCACTTTGCAGATCACTGCGGACGGGTGGCGGCGTTGGTCAGTAGCTGCTTCCTGGCTCTAATTGGCAGCCTGGCCACCTCGATGTCCTCGGACTTCTTCAGCTTTGCAGTTTCCAGATTTCTAGTTGGCGCCTCCTACGATACCTGCTTTACGATGGTATACATTCTGG TGCTCGAGTATGTGGGCCCCAAGTACCGCACCCTGGTGGCCAATCTATCCCTGGCCCTGTTCTACTCCCCATTCACGATGCTGATGCCGTGGATAGCGCTTTCCGCGGGAAATTGGAGGAGATTTTCCTCATTTACATCCCTTCCCATTGTGCTGGccatgttttcctttttcctgcTGCCCGAATCTGCGCG CTGGCTGGTATCGGTGGGTCAGATCGACAAGGCCATGGAGATACTGAAGAATGTGATCGAGGTGAACAAGAAGTATGTGTCCCAGGAAGTACTTGACCTTTTCGAGGCGAGCTGCACGCAGTTCTACAAGGAGGAGCTCAATGGACGCGACTTTACAGTGTGTTCCATCTTTAGGGGGAAGCGAATGGCCCGCTATATGATCCTGATGATTGTCATCTGGATGGCCATTTCCTTGGTCTACGATGGACATGTGCGGGCGGCCAGTGTCCTGGACAGTGATAACATCTTTGTGTTCTTCACCATCGCTTGTGCCACCGAGTTGCCGGGTAATATCCTGGTGATCCTTACACTGGATCGCTGTGGACGTCGTTGGTGCTCCTTTTTTTACACTTCGTTGAGTGGAGTTTTCAGCCTGGTAGGGGCCACCTTGCACAAGCGGGAATATATGAGGATATCGGCGCTAACTGGTAGATTCTTTGCCAACATCTGCTATAATATAGGACTGCAGTGGGCCGCCGAGATCCTGCCCACTGTGGTGAGGGCTCAAGGAGTGGCCTTTATCCACACGATGGGCTTTGTGGCGATGCTGATGTCCCCACCAGTGGTCTATCTTTCCAAAAAGTCCCTATCCAGCACGCTGGTCGTTTTGGGAGTCCTGGGTATCTTTGGCGGACTGCTGTCCCTGTTTCTTCCGGAAACTCTGAACCACGAACTGCCGGAAACGCTCAGTGATGGCGCCGAATTCGGTAAGAATCAGAGGATATGGCATATGCCCTGCTGTGGCCCGGGATCAAGAAAATCCCATCCGAGACACAACTGGCACCAGGGCTCCAGCTTGAGGACCTTATCCAAGGACGAGTTCCGCTCCAGCAAAATGTTTCGCAAGACGAAGTATAGGCAGCATGAGGCCAACCCAAGTCGATCGTCGAGTGAGAGGGAAATCCGTACCTACAAATATGGAAACGGGGCCAAGTGGCCTGAAGATAGTAGCTGA
- the LOC122617420 gene encoding beta-alanine transporter isoform X2 gives MLMPWIALSAGNWRRFSSFTSLPIVLAMFSFFLLPESARWLVSVGQIDKAMEILKNVIEVNKKYVSQEVLDLFEASCTQFYKEELNGRDFTVCSIFRGKRMARYMILMIVIWMAISLVYDGHVRAASVLDSDNIFVFFTIACATELPGNILVILTLDRCGRRWCSFFYTSLSGVFSLVGATLHKREYMRISALTGRFFANICYNIGLQWAAEILPTVVRAQGVAFIHTMGFVAMLMSPPVVYLSKKSLSSTLVVLGVLGIFGGLLSLFLPETLNHELPETLSDGAEFGKNQRIWHMPCCGPGSRKSHPRHNWHQGSSLRTLSKDEFRSSKMFRKTKYRQHEANPSRSSSEREIRTYKYGNGAKWPEDSS, from the exons ATGCTGATGCCGTGGATAGCGCTTTCCGCGGGAAATTGGAGGAGATTTTCCTCATTTACATCCCTTCCCATTGTGCTGGccatgttttcctttttcctgcTGCCCGAATCTGCGCG CTGGCTGGTATCGGTGGGTCAGATCGACAAGGCCATGGAGATACTGAAGAATGTGATCGAGGTGAACAAGAAGTATGTGTCCCAGGAAGTACTTGACCTTTTCGAGGCGAGCTGCACGCAGTTCTACAAGGAGGAGCTCAATGGACGCGACTTTACAGTGTGTTCCATCTTTAGGGGGAAGCGAATGGCCCGCTATATGATCCTGATGATTGTCATCTGGATGGCCATTTCCTTGGTCTACGATGGACATGTGCGGGCGGCCAGTGTCCTGGACAGTGATAACATCTTTGTGTTCTTCACCATCGCTTGTGCCACCGAGTTGCCGGGTAATATCCTGGTGATCCTTACACTGGATCGCTGTGGACGTCGTTGGTGCTCCTTTTTTTACACTTCGTTGAGTGGAGTTTTCAGCCTGGTAGGGGCCACCTTGCACAAGCGGGAATATATGAGGATATCGGCGCTAACTGGTAGATTCTTTGCCAACATCTGCTATAATATAGGACTGCAGTGGGCCGCCGAGATCCTGCCCACTGTGGTGAGGGCTCAAGGAGTGGCCTTTATCCACACGATGGGCTTTGTGGCGATGCTGATGTCCCCACCAGTGGTCTATCTTTCCAAAAAGTCCCTATCCAGCACGCTGGTCGTTTTGGGAGTCCTGGGTATCTTTGGCGGACTGCTGTCCCTGTTTCTTCCGGAAACTCTGAACCACGAACTGCCGGAAACGCTCAGTGATGGCGCCGAATTCGGTAAGAATCAGAGGATATGGCATATGCCCTGCTGTGGCCCGGGATCAAGAAAATCCCATCCGAGACACAACTGGCACCAGGGCTCCAGCTTGAGGACCTTATCCAAGGACGAGTTCCGCTCCAGCAAAATGTTTCGCAAGACGAAGTATAGGCAGCATGAGGCCAACCCAAGTCGATCGTCGAGTGAGAGGGAAATCCGTACCTACAAATATGGAAACGGGGCCAAGTGGCCTGAAGATAGTAGCTGA
- the LOC122617635 gene encoding glutaminyl-peptide cyclotransferase, with protein sequence MLGRIALFLVIIYVVFNAMFLRWAVEKQPLTFDDDEEHFNATLAKLLKPRFVGSQGHDEVRDFIEMELKRLHFTTLRNEFQEGGVNLTNLVGFWNMGARFYLMLTCHYDSKRPETENGTTDEFLGATESAVSCAILLNVAKKLKPLLMEKWSKKSDFGLAFIFFDGHNPLSSDPYDEHQIMGSRHFIDEEFIPLENMAVAVTLSYIGAPNQTFLSYFEVTNDLHNMIADIEVALRRSGQLDDCHLLFEKKTHYDNDLLDDHISFDEFDVPVLHVGPQEFPNVVYTTADNAENLHYPTIRNMIKIIRIFVYNFFEMWKTFVKSRDTIKMNYDFYDD encoded by the exons ATGCTGGGAAGGATTGCTTTGTTCTTAGTTATAATATATGTGGTGTTTAATGCAATGTTTTTGCGCTGGGCCGTTGAAAAGCAACCGCTTACATTCGATGACGATGAGGAGCACTTTAATGCAACGTTGGCCAAACTTCTAAAGCCTCGATTTGTGGGCAGCCAAGGACATGACGAGGTTCGGGATTTCATCGAGATGGAGCTGAAGCGTTTGCATTTCACCACTTTGAGGAATGAATTCCAGGAGGGAGGAGTAAATCTTACCAATTTGGTAGGCTTTTGGAATATGGGTGCAAGGTTTTATCTGATGCTAACCTGTCACTACGACAGCAAGAGGCCAGAGACAGAGAATGGGACCACCGACGAGTTCCTTGGAGCCACAGAAAGTGCTGTTTCTTGTGCCATTCTCCTCAACGTGGCGAAAAAATTGAAACCACTTTTAATGGAAAAGTGGTCTAAAAAGAGTGACTTTGGTCTGGCT TTTATCTTCTTCGATGGGCACAATCCTTTGAGCTCAGATCCCTATGACGAACATCAAATCATGGGCTCAAGGCACTTTATAGATGAGGAATTTATACCCTTGGAAAACATG GCCGTTGCAGTGACGCTTAGCTATATTGGAGCGCCAAATCAAACCTTTCTGAGCTACTTTGAAGTTACCAATGATCTGCACAACATGATTGCTGACATCGAAGTGGCTCTTAGAAGATCCGGACAACTCGACGACTGTCATTTGTTGTTCGAAAAGAAAACGCACTACGACAACGATCTGCTTGACGATCATATTTCATTCGACGAGTTTG ATGTGCCTGTTCTCCATGTGGGTCCACAGGAATTTCCGAATGTGGTTTATACGACAGCTGATAATGCCGAAAATCTACACTATCCCACCATTCGCAATATGATCAAAATTATACGCATCTTTGTGTATAATTTCTTTGAAATGTGGAAAACCTTTGTGAAATCAAGAGATaccattaaaatgaattatgaTTTTTATGATGACTAA
- the LOC122616688 gene encoding glutaminyl-peptide cyclotransferase has protein sequence MGIGSVVFAAAGLLLLLLPPSQQQAATGNIGSQWRDDEVHFNRTLDSILVPRVVGSRGHQQVREYLVQSLNGLGFQTEVDEFKQRVPVFGELTFANVVGTINPQAQNFLALACHYDSKYFPNDPGFVGATDSAVPCAILLNTAKTLSAYLQKEFRNRNDVGLMLIFFDGEEAFKEWTDADSVYGSKHLAAKLASKRSGSQTSSPGQLAPRNIDRIEVLVLLDLIGARNPKFSSFYENTDGLHSSLVQIEKSLRTAGQLEGNNNMFLSRVSGGLVDDDHRPFLSENVPVLHLVATPFPDVWHTPRDNAANLHWPSIRNFNRVFRNFVYQYLKRHTSPVDLRFYRT, from the exons ATGGGGATTGGTTCCGTAGTTTTTGCCGCAGctggcctgctgctcctcctcctcccgcCCTCGCAGCAGCAAGCGGCAACGGGAAAC ATTGGCTCCCAGTGGCGAGACGATGAGGTCCATTTCAACCGCACCCTGGACTCCATTTTGGTGCCACGCGTCGTCGGCAGTCGCGGACATCAGCAG GTGCGCGAGTACCTGGTGCAATCGCTGAACGGCCTTGGCTTCCAAACGGAAGTGGATGAGTTCAAGCAGAGAGTACCAGTTTTCGGAGAGCTCACGTTCGCCAATGTCGTGGGCACGATCAATCCGCAAGCTCAGAACTTCCTCGCTCTGGCCTGCCACTACGACAGCAAGTACTTCCCCAATGATCCCGGATTCGTGGGCGCCACCGACTCCGCCGTGCCCTGTGCCATTCTGCTGAACACCGCCAAGACACTGAGCGCGTATCTGCAGAAAGAGTTTCGCAATCGCAACGATGTGGGACTTATG CTCATATTCTTCGATGGCGAGGAGGCTTTTAAGGAGTGGACCGATGCGGACTCCGTATATGGCTCCAAGCATCTGGCCGCGAAGTTGGCCAGCAAACGCAGTGGTTCCCAGACTAGCAGCCCAGGCCAACTAGCGCCACGGAACATAGATCGAATT GaagtgctggtgctgctggatCTCATTGGGGCGCGGAATCCCAAGTTCTCCAGCTTTTACGAGAACACCGACGGTCTGCACTCCAGTCTTGTGCAGATTGAGAAATCTCTGCGCACTGCCGGCCAGCTGGagggcaacaacaatatgTTTCTAAGTCGTGTCAGCGGTGGTCTAGTCGATGATGATCATCGACCGTTTTTAAGTGAGA ATGTTCCTGTGCTACATTTGGTAGCCACTCCTTTCCCAGACGTCTGGCACACGCCTCGCGACAATGCCGCCAATCTGCACTGGCCTTCCATACGCAATTTTAACCGCGTTTTCCGTAATTTCGTTTATCAATACCTTAAGCGGCACACGTCACCAGTGGATTTGCGTTTTTACCGAACATAG
- the LOC122616687 gene encoding ribosome biogenesis regulatory protein homolog, producing the protein MDVVKEVLAKHQKELDKYKPITVEKHLECRLDVGSLLITDPNDFDDRELRAKKEEYLTALTRENTQLLVNAIWELPTERVDESIVAKLPEPTTVLPRLRKPPGPRPLTKWEKFAKEKGITKKKKDKKTYDETMDKWVPTYGFKRAEAEKAKDWVLEVPQNADPNTDMFQKKIDLRNEKVAKNEIQRMKNIVRAKKIDMPRSGYLGPEAASSSQLLTAVTVAKSSTASVGKFQNKLPKEKEARGLGIKELIPGGKRKQSHITQTPEKEANLDLIKSVLNKKPKLDVSKAVSMEKRDNRLAREAEAENEPGKKGGKKPKGKGSRKAVGKKSKGNHGQRAPGKKAQAGRKRR; encoded by the exons ATGGATGTTGTTAAGGAAGTTTTGGCCAAACACCAGAAGGAATTGGACAAATACAAGCCAATCACAGTAGAAAAGCATTTGGAATGCCGACTCGACGTTGGCAGCCTGCTGATCACAGATCCCAACGACTTCGATGACCGGGAATTGAG GGCCAAAAAAGAGGAGTACCTGACCGCACTGACACGGGAGAACACCCAACTGCTGGTTAACGCCATTTGGGAGCTGCCCACCGAACGGGTGGACGAGAGCATTGTGGCCAAGCTGCCGGAACCCACGACGGTACTGCCCCGCCTCCGGAAACCGCCAGGTCCACGTCCGCTCACCAAATGGGAGAAGTTCGCCAAGGAGAAGGGCATcaccaagaagaagaaggacaAGAAGACCTACGATGAGACGATGGAT AAATGGGTGCCCACATATGGTTTCAAGCGTGCCGAGGCCGAGAAGGCCAAGGATTGGGTGCTGGAGGTGCCACAGAACGCCGATCCCAATACCGACATGTTCCAGAAGAAGATTGACCTGCGTAACGAGAAGGTGGCCAAAAACGAGATCCAGCGCATGAAGAATATTGTGCGAGCAAAGAAAATCGACATGCCACGCAGTGGTTACTTGGGACCCGAGGCGGCCTCCTCCAGCCAGCTGTTAACAGCCGTCACTGTGGCAAAATCCTCCACAGCCTCGGTCGGCAAATTCCAAAACAAACTGCCCAAGGAGAAGGAGGCACGTGGTCTGGGCATTAAGGAGCTGATTCCTGGCGGCAAACGCAAGCAGTCGCATATCACACAAACGCCCGAGAAGGAGGCCAACCTGGATCTCATCAAGAGCGTGCTGAACAAGAAGCCCAAACTGGACGTGAGCAAGGCGGTATCGATGGAGAAGCGCGACAACCGCTTGGC ACGCGAAGCAGAGGCTGAAAATGAGCCAGGCAAGAAGGGCGGCAAGAAGCCCAAGGGCAAGGGCAGTCGCAAGGCGGTGGGCAAGAAGTCCAAGGGCAATCATGGTCAGAGGGCTCCAGGCAAGAAGGCGCAAGCCGGTCGCAAACGTCGCTAG